From a region of the Basfia succiniciproducens genome:
- the trmJ gene encoding tRNA (cytosine(32)/uridine(32)-2'-O)-methyltransferase TrmJ: MLNNIRLVLVETSHSGNIGSAARAMKTMGLANLYLVSPKQGIDEQAVALSAGAEDVLRKAVIVKSFDEAVADCSLVIGTSARLRHLQSTLIEPRECGKISIQEAHCGQIAIVFGREKFGLTNDELLKCRYHLNIPANPDYSSLNLAMAVQLVSYELRMAWLNGRQSESMSDSVEIAQKPTALELEYFFAHTEKLYQSLGFIQNQGVMQKLRHLYNRVNLKKNELNILRGMLSAVEKRLDLLRDK; the protein is encoded by the coding sequence ATGTTAAATAACATTCGATTAGTGTTAGTCGAAACTTCTCACAGCGGTAATATCGGTTCCGCTGCGCGAGCAATGAAAACTATGGGATTGGCAAACCTTTATCTTGTTTCTCCCAAGCAGGGCATTGACGAGCAGGCTGTGGCGCTTTCAGCAGGAGCTGAGGACGTGCTTCGCAAGGCGGTGATCGTTAAGAGTTTTGATGAAGCTGTTGCCGATTGCTCATTAGTCATCGGTACCAGCGCAAGATTACGTCACTTACAAAGTACCTTAATCGAGCCCAGAGAATGTGGCAAAATTTCTATTCAAGAGGCGCATTGCGGACAAATCGCTATTGTTTTTGGTCGTGAGAAATTTGGTTTAACCAATGATGAATTATTGAAATGCCGCTATCATCTCAATATTCCCGCCAATCCGGACTATTCTTCGTTGAATTTGGCCATGGCTGTGCAGTTGGTGAGTTATGAATTGCGTATGGCCTGGCTAAACGGGCGACAAAGCGAATCAATGTCGGATTCGGTTGAAATTGCGCAAAAACCTACTGCATTGGAATTGGAGTATTTTTTTGCCCATACGGAAAAATTGTACCAATCGCTAGGTTTTATTCAGAATCAAGGCGTAATGCAAAAACTTCGTCATTTATATAACCGTGTTAACTTGAAGAAAAATGAGTTGAATATTTTACGCGGAATGCTAAGTGCGGTGGAAAAACGGCTGGATTTATTACGAGATAAATAG
- the suhB gene encoding inositol-1-monophosphatase, whose amino-acid sequence MNPMLNIAIRAARKAGNVIAKSYERRDDIQTTLKSANDYVTNVDKAAEQAIIDVIRTSYPDHTIITEESGALEGKDSDIQWVIDPLDGTTNFVKGLPHFSVSIAIRVKGRTEVGVVYDPIRNELFTAVRGEGAKLNDLRLRVDAKRELEGAILATGFPFKQARHMPLHFAVMNSLIESCADFRRTGSAALDLCYVAANRVDGFFEIGLKPWDCAAGDLIVREAGGLVTDYNGGHSYLTSGHIVAAPARVVKEILNRLQPLLGDEFKK is encoded by the coding sequence ATGAATCCAATGTTAAATATTGCTATTCGTGCGGCACGAAAAGCAGGCAATGTAATTGCTAAAAGTTATGAACGCCGCGATGATATTCAAACAACCTTAAAAAGCGCTAATGATTACGTAACAAATGTAGATAAAGCTGCTGAACAGGCAATTATCGACGTTATTCGTACATCTTATCCGGACCATACCATCATTACCGAAGAAAGTGGGGCGTTAGAAGGTAAAGATAGCGATATTCAATGGGTAATTGATCCGCTAGATGGCACAACAAACTTTGTAAAAGGTTTACCTCATTTTTCCGTTTCTATCGCTATTCGTGTAAAAGGCCGTACCGAAGTCGGCGTTGTTTACGATCCTATTCGTAATGAACTATTTACTGCCGTGCGCGGTGAAGGCGCTAAATTAAACGATCTTCGCTTGCGTGTTGATGCAAAACGCGAATTGGAAGGTGCAATATTAGCGACCGGTTTCCCATTCAAACAAGCTCGTCATATGCCGTTACATTTCGCGGTAATGAATAGTTTAATTGAAAGCTGCGCGGATTTCCGTCGTACGGGATCGGCGGCGTTAGATTTATGCTACGTGGCGGCAAACCGTGTGGACGGTTTCTTCGAAATCGGTTTAAAACCCTGGGATTGTGCAGCCGGCGACCTGATTGTACGTGAAGCGGGCGGTTTGGTTACCGATTACAACGGCGGCCATAGCTATTTAACTTCCGGTCATATTGTTGCGGCACCAGCCCGTGTAGTAAAAGAAATTCTAAATCGCTTGCAACCGCTGTTAGGCGATGAATTCAAAAAATAA
- a CDS encoding ATP-binding protein, which translates to MKNVKFFAQRYIDWVTKLGRLKFSLLGFILIAILALCTHIFLSLMITGQIHWESLLYSVVFGVISAPFVIYFFALLVERLELSRQNLSNLVGELQQEIRERTTAEQRLAQAIRDKTTLMATISHELRTPLNGIVGLSRILLDSKLTEEQYNYLKTINVSAVSLGHIFNDIIDLEKLDGSRIELYKKETDFHALITDVYNVAQLMAEQKHLKFILQVDKDLPNWLLLDYTRLSQVLWNLISNAVKFTDKGTVTLKISRLSENRYAFAISDTGPGIPENELNKIFTMYYQVKANFNKHKAAGSGIGLAISKSIARLMNGDLVVESEIGKGSTFILTIQADEVSKPISDGTADLDLSLSILLVEDIELNIIVAKSLLEKLGHQVDTAMTGQEALTKFERNNYDLVLLDIQLPDMTGFDIAKILRTKYEDGVYDYLPPLIALTANVMQNKSDYQKQGMDDVLRKPLSLDSLNQCLSEYFGDEIGVSSAQNSVMTKAAELPDDFDYPLLDDLVEMLGASFVLKNLALFKQTMPEYIDELLTIYQNYQKDKEKKKDVAACMHKIKGAAASVGLKHIQLLAEKGQHDEADIWRENIKRWIDEIEQSWFEDVTKLEHWLAKK; encoded by the coding sequence ATGAAAAATGTGAAATTTTTTGCCCAGCGTTACATTGATTGGGTGACTAAATTAGGTCGTTTGAAGTTTTCACTATTAGGCTTCATTCTGATTGCTATTCTGGCACTATGTACTCATATCTTTTTGAGTTTGATGATCACCGGGCAAATTCATTGGGAAAGTTTATTATATTCCGTCGTATTTGGTGTGATCTCCGCACCTTTCGTTATTTATTTCTTTGCATTATTAGTTGAGCGTTTGGAGCTGTCTCGACAAAATTTGTCAAATTTAGTTGGTGAATTACAGCAGGAAATTCGTGAACGAACTACGGCGGAGCAGCGTTTAGCACAGGCTATTCGCGATAAAACTACATTAATGGCAACGATTAGCCATGAATTAAGAACGCCGTTGAACGGAATTGTCGGACTAAGCCGGATTTTATTGGATTCGAAACTTACGGAAGAACAATACAATTATTTAAAGACTATCAATGTAAGTGCGGTATCTTTAGGACATATTTTTAATGATATTATTGATTTAGAAAAACTGGATGGCAGCCGTATTGAGCTTTATAAAAAAGAAACCGATTTTCACGCATTAATAACGGATGTTTATAATGTGGCGCAATTAATGGCTGAACAGAAACATCTGAAATTTATTTTACAGGTAGATAAAGATCTGCCGAATTGGTTGTTGCTTGATTATACGAGATTAAGTCAGGTTCTATGGAATCTTATTAGTAATGCGGTGAAATTTACGGATAAGGGAACAGTTACCTTAAAAATTAGTCGATTATCTGAAAACCGGTATGCTTTCGCTATTAGCGATACCGGCCCCGGGATCCCAGAAAATGAGCTAAATAAAATCTTTACCATGTATTATCAGGTTAAGGCGAACTTTAATAAGCATAAAGCGGCTGGTAGCGGAATTGGATTAGCTATTTCTAAAAGTATCGCCCGCTTAATGAACGGTGATTTAGTAGTTGAGAGCGAAATAGGTAAAGGTTCCACATTTATACTCACTATTCAGGCGGATGAAGTGAGCAAACCAATAAGTGATGGTACAGCCGATTTAGATCTTAGTTTATCGATTTTGTTGGTAGAAGATATTGAATTAAATATTATCGTTGCAAAATCACTTCTGGAAAAGCTGGGACATCAAGTGGATACTGCCATGACGGGACAAGAGGCTTTAACAAAATTTGAACGGAATAATTACGATTTAGTCCTTTTAGATATTCAACTACCGGATATGACCGGATTTGATATTGCCAAAATTTTGAGAACAAAATATGAAGATGGCGTTTATGATTATTTGCCTCCTTTAATTGCTTTAACGGCAAATGTTATGCAGAATAAATCGGATTATCAAAAACAAGGCATGGATGATGTTTTACGCAAACCGTTGTCCTTAGACTCATTAAATCAATGTTTATCTGAATATTTTGGAGATGAAATAGGTGTGTCGTCAGCACAAAATTCGGTAATGACAAAAGCAGCCGAATTACCCGATGACTTTGATTATCCGCTGCTTGACGATTTGGTTGAAATGTTGGGCGCTTCTTTTGTGTTGAAGAATTTGGCCTTATTTAAGCAAACCATGCCCGAATATATAGATGAATTGTTAACGATTTACCAGAACTATCAAAAGGATAAGGAAAAGAAAAAAGATGTCGCTGCCTGTATGCATAAAATTAAAGGTGCGGCGGCTTCTGTCGGATTAAAGCATATTCAATTGTTGGCTGAAAAAGGTCAACATGATGAAGCCGATATTTGGCGGGAAAATATTAAGCGCTGGATTGATGAAATTGAGCAAAGTTGGTTTGAGGACGTTACAAAATTAGAACATTGGTTAGCTAAAAAATAA